A genomic window from Yarrowia lipolytica chromosome 1D, complete sequence includes:
- a CDS encoding uncharacterized protein (Compare to YALI0D10461g, no similarity), which produces MTMPFSSRKNKVHHSVLITPSNFISAMHPIVPQPGSVADSQRNTNMVKPRSKVEKPSSKKKTSGKDKSKSEEVMKVEQHEGDETEEQVEEKEKSEEVEKSPQVNVKEEDTPQEALNSPEVSQSSELAENTDYIALTSALSMLTRQQETSKRDLVKLSQMRQQAVEQPEQFLEKVKSGQVSFPKALYVTMVPSIDWNQYDFDNRELDAVIGRQRKESEKGVVEEVPLFNQ; this is translated from the coding sequence ATGACGATGCCATTTTCCAGTCGCAAAAATAAGGTTCATCACTCCGTCTTAATTACACCCTCGAATTTCATCTCGGCCATGCATCCCATAGTGCCTCAACCTGGCTCTGTGGCGGACAGTCAACGCAACACAAATATGGTGAAGCCGCGCTCCAAGGTGGAAAAGCCCTCCAGCAAGAAAAAAACGTCCGGCAAGGATAAATCCAAATCCGAGGAGGTGATGAAGGTGGAGCAACATGAGGGAGATGAGACGGAAGAACAGGttgaagagaaggagaaatccgaggaggtggagaagtctCCACAAGTGAACgtcaaagaagaagacactCCACAGGAAGCTCTCAACTCACCCGAGGTGTCTCAATCTTCGGAACTGGCCGAAAACACAGACTACATTGCTCTGACTTCTGCGCTGTCCATGCTTACGAGACAGCAAGAGACGAGCAAAAGAGACTTGGTCAAACTGTCGCAAATGAGACAGCAGGCGGTGGAGCAACCCGAGCAGTTTTTGGAAAAGGTCAAGAGCGGACAAGTGTCTTTCCCCAAGGCTCTCTATGTCACCATGGTTCCTTCAATCGACTGGAACCAGTACGACTTTGATAACCGAGAGTTGGACGCTGTTATCGGGCGTCAGAGAAAGGAGTCAGAAAAGggtgttgttgaagaggtTCCGTTGTTTAACCAGTAG